The Mugil cephalus isolate CIBA_MC_2020 chromosome 11, CIBA_Mcephalus_1.1, whole genome shotgun sequence genome includes a window with the following:
- the rps9 gene encoding 40S ribosomal protein S9, with amino-acid sequence MPVARSWVCRKTYVTPRRPFEKSRLDQELKLIGEYGLRNKREVWRVKFTLAKIRKAARELLTLDEKDPKRLFEGNALLRRLVRIGVLDEGKMKLDYILGLKVEDFLERRLQTQVFKLGLAKSIHHARVLIRQRHIRVRKQVVNIPSFVVRLDSQKHIDFSLRSPYGGGRPGRVKRKNAKKGQGGAGGADDEEED; translated from the exons ATGCCCGTTGCCAGGAGTTGGGTTTGTCGTAAGACATACGTCACCCCCCGTCGTCCCTTCGAGAAGTCCCGTCTCGACCAGGAGTTGAAACTCATCG GCGAGTATGGACTGAGAAACAAGCGTGAGGTGTGGAGGGTCAAGTTCACGCTGGCCAAGATCCGTAAGGCTGCCAGAGAGCTGCTCACTCTGGATGAGAAGGACCCCAAGCGTCTGTTTGAAG GTAATGCTTTGCTCAGGCGTCTGGTGAGAATTGGTGTGCTGGATGAGGGTAAGATGAAGCTCGATTACATCCTCGGTCTGAAGGTTGAGGATTTCTtggagaggaggctgcagacaCAGGTCTTCAAGCTTGGACTTGCCAAGAGCATCCACCATGCCCGTGTCCTTATCCGCCAGAGGCACATTCG TGTGCGCAAGCAGGTGGTGAACATCCCTTCCTTCGTGGTCCGCCTGGACAGCCAGAAGCACATTGACTTCTCCCTGAGGTCTCCATACGGCGGTGGACGCCCAGGCCGCGTCAAGAGAAAGAACGCCAAGAAGGGCCagggtggagctggaggagctgacgacgaggaggaggattaa
- the mboat7 gene encoding lysophospholipid acyltransferase 7, with amino-acid sequence MSPDELVYLGILAVSIPAGFLFRYLSPPVKQGAALLLGLSITIATCHIHTLHSLVTVIGTWIIIKSSWRRAPALSLTWTFLYLLFFRLITWFGLPQPTPFANAVQLLLTLKMVSLANEVHSFHMEKKKEVSSFAKSPVIGGLSQEPSLYDILSYSYCYVGIMTGPFFRFQTYIDWLRQPSPLALPCWEPCLQRLKLVPVYGALFLAVNSFFPLAYVRTDEFLDENVFFRMFYMVAVFFVFRMRFYSAWCGAEAGCISAGLGCYPEKSLSKPGGGPSVNYSPDPSAEEKYDFKTVQNIDCYNTDFCVKVRHGMRYWNMTVQWWLHNYIYPNAPFKAYTLRAGWTMFISAYWHGLHVGYYLSFLTIPLCIAAESAMEASVRSKLGPRGQNIFDWIHWFLKMRAYDYMCMGFVLLKASDTVNYWMSIYFVMHVIAVACIIVGRVLKGGKREGRREDKEQRREGEKIENVKEKSGEKAE; translated from the exons ATGTCTCCTGATGAGCTGGTCTATTTGGGAATCCTTGCTGTTTCCATCCCTGCTGGATTCCTCTTCCGTTACCTCA GTCCACCTGTGAAGCAGGGGGCAGCTCTTCTTCTGGGCCTCTCCATCACCATCGCCACctgtcacattcacacactccACTCGCTGGTGACCGTAATCGGAACATGGATTATTATAAAGAGCAGCTGGCG GCGAGCCCCAGCACTGAGCCTCACCTGGACCTTCCTCTACCTCCTCTTTTTCCGGTTGATCACTTGGTTTGGCCTCCCACAGCCAACTCCGTTCGCCAACGCCGTCCAGCTGCTTCTCACGCTCAAG ATGGTGAGTCTGGCCAATGAGGTGCACAGCTTCCacatggagaagaaaaaggaagtgaGCTCTTTTGCCAAGTCTCCCGTCATCGGTGGTCTGTCTCAGGAGCCCTCCCTCTACGACATCCTGTCCTATAGTTATTGTTACGTCGGTATAATGACCG GCCCGTTCTTTCGCTTCCAAACTTACATTGACTGGCTGAGGCAGCCGAGCCCGCTGGCTCTGCCGTGCTGGGAGCCGTGTCTGCAGCGTTTGAAGCTGGTCCCGGTCTACGGCGCTCTGTTCCTGGCTGTCAACTCTTTCTTTCCACTGGCCTACGTCCGCACAGACGAGTTCCTGGATGAAAACGTTTTCTTCAG GATGTTCTACATGGTCGCCGTGTTCTTCGTGTTCAGGATGCGTTTCTATTCAGCGTGGTGCGGAGCCGAGGCCGGTTGCATCAGCGCAGGCCTGGGCTGCTATCCAGAAAAGTCACTCTCCAAGCCCGGAGGAGGACCCAGTGTCAACTACAG CCCTGATCCCAGCGCTGAGGAGAAATACGACTTCAAAACCGTTCAGAATATTGACTGTTACAACACTGACTTCTGCGTGAAGGTCCGACACGGCATGCGTTACTGGAACATGACGGTTCAGTGGTGGCTGCATAACTACATCTACCCCAACGCCCCCTTCAAAGCATACACACTCAG GGCTGGCTGGACCATGTTCATCAGCGCCTACTGGCATGGACTTCATGTTGGCTACTACCTCTCCTTCCTCACCATCCCCCTGTGCATCGCAGCGGAGTCCGCCATGGAGGCCTCCGTCCGCTCCAAACTGGGTCCTCGTGGACAGAACATCTTCGACTGGATTCACTGGTTCCTGAAGATGAGGGCCTACGACTACATGTGCATGGGCTTCGTGCTGCTCAAGGCCTCGGACACCGTCAACTACTGGATGTCCATCTACTTTGTCATGCACGTCATTGCCGTGGCCTGTATAATAGTAGGCAGGGTCCTaaagggagggaaaagagaagggaggagagaggataaGGAGCAaagaagggagggggagaagatAGAAAACGTGAAGGAGAAAAGTGGAGAGAAAGCAGAGTGA
- the tmc4 gene encoding transmembrane channel-like protein 7 → MANALQRIWSRNNSFGKQRSLQLRRVSSQVPNQNNAQSNWNSGPQEDDEESNHGTRPELRNTHLPMALKRAVWAVQQMQVPVVSTADSWRWKKTKFLRYVRNKKKEVVHFLVPWHKTLQKIGGNFGGGVQSYFLFLRFLVVLNFVSFLLIAGFVLIPSIVFRSGATPTSNMTGTEISLTDPEKCMHYDPNPQGLVKFYSYFLDLLSGTGIIEYTYLFYGYYSSSVVEFANFSYNIPLAYLFTAGFYFLFCLICIIARMGSAARVAVATGDRTVGTYSMIVFTGWDYGYLGDRATKLKQKNIRYRLQVDLEEERIKKRAAALDMNKKIALYSVRVVMFLFAAGLIAAAFYCIFRATTFSQEMSTTTGIVGLFFEYLPSIVITAGIFLVPTLCDQIALVEKYSPSTTIILALLRAVVLRLVSLGILIFTLWSQITCTGNQGHKNCEECQYNELYPCWETRVGQEMYKLTLFDLLITIAVLVLVEFPRRMVVDHSSSKLAQWVGRQEFVVPSNVLGLVYGQTVVWTGALFCPLLPLINTIKFIILFYCKKITLFYNCRPAVKTFRSTTSAIFFLLVLLLGLGLATAVMIYSVSEIRPSRACGPFRFSQNMWMTVPTSFYNLSTVTQEFLFFIGSQAFSIPLFALSCVIMFYFIALASVYGKSVALLRNRLKLEEQDKQFLVKQIQKLSCHIPQHNAGVQD, encoded by the exons ATGGCCAACGCACTACAAAGAATATGGTCAA GGAACAATTCCTTTGGCAAGCAGCGATCACTCCAGTTACGACGGGTTTCATCTCAAGTGCCCAATCAGAACAACGCTCAGTCCAACTGGAACTCTGGTCCTCAGGAGGACGATGAAGAGAGTAACCATGGGACGCGCCCGGAGCTCAGGAATACTCATCTGCCCATGGCACTGAAGAGAGCTGTCTG GGCGGTGCAGCAAATGCAGGTGCCTGTGGTTTCCACAGCCGACTCCTGGAGATGGAAGAAGACCAAATTTCTGCGTTATGtccgaaacaaaaaaaaagaggttgttCACTTTCTTGTGCCGTGGCACAAGACCTTGCAAAAGATTGGAG GGAACTTTGGAGGTGGCGTCCAGTCTTACTTCCTGTTCCTGAGATTCCTGGTGGTTCtcaattttgtttctttcttgctgATTGCTGGATTTGTCCTGATCCCCAGCATCGTCTTCAGATCTGGGGCGACCCCCACCTCAAACATGACAG GTACAGAGATATCTCTCACAGATCCAGAGAAATGCATGCATTATGACCCTAATCCTCAAGGCCTGGTGAAGTTCTATAGTTACTTCCTCGACTTACTTTCAGGAACG GGCATCATAGAGTATACCTACCTGTTTTATGGCTACTACAGCAGCTCAGTGGTGGAGTTCGCAAACTTCTCCTACAACATTCCCCTTGCCTACCTCTTCACTGCCGGCttctactttttgttttgcctcATTTGCATCATAGCACG CATGGGGAGTGCAGCTCGAGTTGCTGTGGCAACGGGAGACCGCACTGTGGGCACCTACAGCATGATCGTGTTCACCGGATGGGACTATGGTTACCTGGGAGACCGAGCTAcaaaactgaagcagaaaaacatcCGCTACCGGCTACAG GtggatctggaggaggagaggataaAGAAACGGGCAGCGGCACTggacatgaataaaaaaattgcTTTGTACTCTGTCCGTGTTgttatgtttctttttgcaGCTGGGCTCATTGCAGCGGCCTTCTATTGCATCTTCAGGGCCACCACGTTCAGCCAG GAAATGAGCACGACTACAGGGattgtgggtttgttttttgagtatcTGCCCTCCATTGTCATCACCGCTGGAATCTTCCTGGTGCCTACGCTGTGTGACCAGATCGCCTTGGTAGAGAAATATTCCCCCAGCACTACTATCATTCTGGCGCTATTAAG GGCAGTGGTCTTGCGTCTGGTGAGTCTGGGCATCCTAATCTTTACTCTGTGGAGCCAGATCACCTGCACCGGAAACCAAGGTCATAAAAACTGTGAAGAGTGTCAGTACAATGAATTGTACCCG TGCTGGGAAACCCGCGTGGGACAGGAGATGTACAAGCTGACGCTGTTTGACCTCCTCATCACCATTGCGGTGCTGGTTCTGGTTGAATTTCCACGCAG gATGGTGGTGGACCACTCGTCTAGTAAGTTGGCTCAGTGGGTGGGTCGCCAGGAGTTTGTGGTTCCCTCCAATGTGCTCGGCCTTGTTTACGGTCAGACTGTGGTCTGGACAGGAGCTCTTTTTTGCCCCCTGTTGCCCCTCATCAACACCATCAAGTTTATCATCCTCTTCTACTGCAAGAAG ATCACACTCTTCTATAACTGTCGACCAGCAGTGAAGACATTTCGTTCTACCACCTCTGCCATCTTTTTCCTGTTAGTGCTCCTGTTGGGTTTGGGCTTAGCGACCGCTGTCATGATTTACAGTGTTTCTGA GATCCGCCCTTCCAGGGCTTGTGGGCCGTTCCGTTTCTCACAAAACATGTGGATGACTGTTCCTACCTCTTTCTACAACCTCTCCACAGTTACACAAGAGTTTCTGTTCTTCATTGGCTCCCAGGCATTCTCCATCCCTCTTTTTGCATTATCATG TGTGATCATGTTCTACTTCATAGCTTTAGCTTCTGTCTATGGTAAAAGTGTTGCACTGCTGAGAAATCGGCTTAAATTG GAGGAACAAGACAAGCAGTTCTTGGTCAAGCAGATTCAGAAGCTGAGTTGTCACATACCACAGCACAATGCAGGAGTGCAAGACTGA